Proteins from one Cellulosilyticum lentocellum DSM 5427 genomic window:
- a CDS encoding cation:proton antiporter has translation MLNAMMGIGIAIICGYFIGKLINKLKIPSVAGYVIAGLLLGQSFLGVFNEAFIEATSSISDLALGLIAFSIGGELLASELKKIGIKVFIIAFFEAFFAFVCVTGAMLLLKQPMETALLLGAVASATAPAATVMVINELGAKGPLSKTLIAVVAIDDAICLMIYAVASSIAKVLITNTQNVEWSHVMISPLIEIGGSIILGMVIGAIVVVILSKVSFTREILTVVIAAILLTLGIATKLGLSALLCNMSLGIMVANLSSNKAKAFATIESITAPIYTAFFVLAGARLQISLLGQIGVIGVVYTIARIVGKVSGASCGAIITGAEPSVKKYIGLGLLSQIGVAVGLAIVISHEFAGTEIGNLVITILLATTIITEIIGPLCTRYAIIKAGEDGKVGLQVQ, from the coding sequence GTGTTGAATGCAATGATGGGAATAGGTATAGCGATTATTTGTGGGTATTTTATAGGGAAATTGATTAATAAGTTGAAAATTCCTTCGGTTGCAGGCTATGTTATAGCAGGCTTATTATTAGGACAATCATTTCTAGGGGTATTTAATGAAGCATTTATTGAAGCCACTAGCAGTATAAGTGATTTAGCTCTGGGACTTATTGCTTTTAGCATAGGCGGAGAATTATTAGCAAGTGAGCTTAAAAAGATTGGTATTAAAGTATTTATAATAGCTTTTTTTGAAGCCTTTTTTGCATTTGTCTGTGTAACAGGAGCAATGCTATTATTAAAGCAACCTATGGAGACGGCATTACTACTTGGAGCAGTTGCATCAGCTACAGCACCAGCAGCAACAGTTATGGTCATCAATGAACTAGGAGCTAAAGGACCTTTAAGCAAGACCTTAATAGCTGTAGTTGCCATAGATGATGCCATTTGCTTAATGATTTATGCAGTAGCATCATCTATTGCAAAGGTACTTATAACAAATACACAAAATGTAGAATGGTCACATGTTATGATCAGTCCATTAATTGAAATTGGTGGTTCTATCATACTAGGTATGGTTATTGGTGCTATAGTAGTGGTTATTTTAAGTAAAGTATCTTTTACAAGAGAAATACTAACAGTTGTCATAGCTGCCATTTTATTAACACTAGGAATAGCGACTAAATTAGGTTTATCAGCTCTATTATGTAATATGAGTCTAGGCATAATGGTAGCCAATCTTAGTTCTAATAAAGCAAAAGCATTTGCAACGATTGAATCTATTACGGCGCCTATATATACAGCATTTTTTGTATTAGCAGGTGCCAGACTTCAAATAAGTTTGTTAGGACAAATAGGAGTGATAGGTGTAGTATATACAATTGCTAGAATTGTAGGTAAGGTAAGCGGAGCATCTTGTGGGGCAATCATTACGGGAGCAGAGCCAAGTGTCAAAAAATATATAGGCCTAGGATTACTTTCTCAAATTGGAGTGGCAGTTGGACTCGCTATCGTTATTAGTCATGAGTTTGCAGGTACAGAAATAGGCAATTTAGTAATAACTATATTATTAGCTACTACTATTATTACTGAAATTATAGGCCCACTATGTACGAGATATGCCATTATTAAAGCGGGCGAGGATGGGAAAGTAGGTTTACAAGTACAGTAA
- a CDS encoding NifB/NifX family molybdenum-iron cluster-binding protein has protein sequence MKVAITTDGRSVSKQFASTKGLEIFDVQKGKATSKMLVDASAGGGYEGLVYILQNEEVEVVLCGEIKANERKELEDYGLQVFPGARGSTTSILNAYLRSLRQSNVNSHNK, from the coding sequence ATGAAAGTTGCTATAACTACTGATGGAAGAAGTGTATCAAAACAATTTGCAAGCACCAAGGGTCTTGAAATTTTTGATGTACAAAAGGGAAAAGCTACAAGCAAGATGTTAGTTGATGCCTCTGCAGGAGGAGGCTACGAAGGTCTAGTGTATATTTTGCAGAATGAAGAAGTAGAAGTTGTATTATGTGGGGAAATCAAGGCGAATGAAAGAAAAGAATTAGAAGATTACGGGCTTCAAGTCTTTCCAGGAGCCAGAGGAAGCACAACTAGTATTTTAAATGCGTACTTAAGAAGTCTAAGGCAAAGTAATGTCAACAGTCACAATAAATAG